Proteins encoded by one window of Streptomyces clavuligerus:
- a CDS encoding glycosyltransferase family 2 protein: MNADPLIWASILLIVLAGTYNFGLFLLSRRKVPLAPPSGEQRFYVFLLACLNEEMVLGDSLARITELPAENCVALVIDDASDDRTAEIARAADPDRVWLHQRHLPDARRGKGAALNDGVRLLRASGLLGGRDPQDVIICVVDADGRLDRHVIEAVDPFFNDPSTGATQIGVRMYNREKGLLARLQDMEFVVYGDVFQSARRFIGSVGMGGNGQFMRLSALDSLGENPWSDSLTEDLDLGVRLIAKGWTNQYCPTAAVSQQAVLDVRRLVRQRSRWFQGHLQSADLAPLILRDVPGRAAMDLIYHLSSPVLILLTSLLPLSFLVAVLGTVAGSVARGEPMVDVMWFAGPYVLSFTVAWIYGFVYRQRERTLRPLQAALLGHAFVFYGYIWFAAGWMGVWRTVTGKTTWLKTARS; encoded by the coding sequence GTGAACGCCGACCCCCTCATATGGGCCAGCATCCTTCTGATTGTTCTGGCCGGAACCTATAACTTCGGGCTCTTCCTGCTCTCCCGCCGGAAGGTGCCCCTCGCTCCCCCCAGCGGGGAGCAGCGCTTCTACGTCTTCCTCCTCGCCTGCCTCAATGAGGAGATGGTGCTCGGCGACAGCCTGGCGCGGATCACCGAACTCCCCGCCGAGAACTGTGTCGCGCTGGTCATCGACGACGCGTCCGACGACCGGACCGCCGAGATCGCCCGCGCCGCCGACCCGGACCGGGTCTGGCTCCATCAGCGGCATCTGCCCGACGCCCGCCGCGGCAAGGGCGCCGCCCTTAACGACGGCGTACGGCTGCTGCGCGCGTCCGGGCTGCTCGGCGGCCGTGATCCGCAGGATGTGATCATCTGTGTCGTCGACGCCGACGGCCGCCTGGACCGCCATGTCATCGAGGCGGTCGACCCGTTCTTCAACGACCCGTCCACCGGCGCCACCCAGATCGGCGTCCGGATGTACAACCGTGAGAAAGGGCTGCTCGCCCGGCTCCAGGACATGGAATTCGTCGTCTACGGCGATGTCTTCCAGAGCGCCCGCCGGTTCATCGGGAGCGTCGGCATGGGCGGCAACGGCCAGTTCATGCGGCTGTCCGCCCTGGACTCGCTCGGCGAGAACCCCTGGAGCGACAGCCTCACCGAGGATCTCGACCTCGGGGTACGGCTGATCGCCAAGGGCTGGACCAACCAGTACTGCCCCACGGCGGCCGTCTCCCAGCAGGCCGTCCTCGATGTACGGCGGCTGGTGCGCCAGCGCTCCCGCTGGTTCCAGGGCCATCTCCAGTCGGCCGATCTGGCGCCGCTGATCCTGCGCGATGTCCCCGGGCGGGCGGCGATGGACCTGATCTACCACCTCTCCAGCCCGGTGCTCATCCTGCTGACCTCGCTGCTGCCGCTCTCCTTCCTGGTCGCCGTCCTCGGCACCGTCGCCGGTTCGGTCGCCCGGGGTGAGCCGATGGTCGACGTGATGTGGTTCGCCGGGCCGTATGTGCTCTCCTTCACCGTGGCGTGGATCTACGGCTTCGTCTACCGCCAGCGGGAACGCACCCTCCGCCCCCTCCAGGCCGCACTGCTCGGCCACGCCTTCGTCTTCTACGGCTACATCTGGTTCGCCGCCGGGTGGATGGGGGTGTGGCGGACCGTCACCGGCAAGACCACCTGGCTGAAGACGGCCCGCAGCTGA
- a CDS encoding FUSC family protein — protein sequence MLRRWFVAPDPGRLRLRAAARAVLGIALAVLGCALAGLPLPDVITGGLVALLALFTVTDATVRAQALTTALLPAAGVPVLALATLLQGQPLARDLAFLTVAVAAVYARRWGARGHTLGVFAFMTYFVAQFLAAVPGDLPGLYGAMAIGLAAASAVRFGLWCYERRLPPAALPAPPAVPGLVGIATRQSVQVAVAGALALGLGQLLSQDRWYWAVGAAWWSFVNTTSRGETLVRGARRVLGTVIGVSAGLLAAVPAHGSLPATAVLSAVCVFGVFYTAAVSYTWMMFFVTVLVSLLYGILGALDGPLLALRVAETGLGALCAAFAVALILPITTHSTTDAWIRQAVACVHHCTAEAAARLTGSATADPAPGIAELEALLGRVRLSLAPLVHPLSPLRARKARALRVLALLDVCVREVRGLASVAADPAASHDARQVAAACRRVEAAVHALVPQAAGRPPRRTAEEPAVAQPTGTEAALGHLHALERALADLAAPLLSSPRAPLASL from the coding sequence GTGCTCAGACGGTGGTTCGTGGCTCCTGACCCGGGGCGACTGCGGCTGCGCGCCGCCGCCCGGGCCGTCCTCGGCATCGCCCTCGCCGTGCTGGGATGCGCCCTCGCGGGCCTGCCCCTGCCCGATGTGATCACCGGCGGCCTCGTCGCCCTGCTCGCCCTCTTCACCGTCACCGACGCCACCGTCCGGGCACAGGCGCTGACCACGGCGCTGCTGCCCGCAGCCGGTGTCCCGGTACTGGCGCTCGCCACCCTGCTCCAGGGCCAGCCGCTCGCACGTGACCTGGCCTTCCTCACGGTCGCCGTCGCCGCCGTCTACGCCCGCCGCTGGGGCGCCCGGGGCCACACCCTCGGGGTCTTCGCCTTCATGACCTACTTCGTGGCCCAGTTCCTGGCCGCCGTTCCCGGGGACCTGCCCGGGCTCTACGGCGCCATGGCCATCGGGCTGGCCGCCGCCTCGGCGGTCCGCTTCGGCCTCTGGTGCTACGAGCGCCGGCTGCCGCCCGCCGCCCTGCCCGCCCCGCCCGCCGTCCCCGGCCTGGTCGGGATCGCCACCCGGCAGTCCGTGCAGGTGGCGGTCGCGGGCGCGCTCGCGCTCGGCCTCGGCCAGCTCCTCTCCCAGGACCGCTGGTACTGGGCGGTCGGCGCCGCCTGGTGGTCGTTCGTCAACACGACCTCCCGCGGCGAGACCCTGGTCCGCGGAGCGCGCCGGGTGCTGGGCACCGTGATCGGCGTCTCCGCCGGACTGCTCGCCGCCGTCCCCGCCCACGGCTCCCTCCCGGCCACCGCCGTGCTGAGCGCCGTCTGCGTCTTCGGCGTCTTCTACACCGCGGCCGTCTCCTACACCTGGATGATGTTCTTCGTGACCGTCCTGGTCAGCCTGTTGTACGGAATCCTGGGCGCACTCGACGGCCCGCTGCTCGCCCTGCGGGTGGCCGAGACCGGGCTCGGCGCGCTCTGCGCCGCCTTCGCGGTGGCCCTCATCCTGCCGATCACCACCCACTCCACCACCGACGCCTGGATACGGCAGGCCGTGGCCTGTGTGCACCACTGCACCGCCGAGGCCGCCGCCCGGCTCACCGGCTCCGCCACCGCCGACCCGGCCCCGGGCATCGCCGAGCTGGAGGCCCTGCTGGGCCGGGTACGGCTCTCGCTCGCGCCGCTCGTGCACCCGCTCAGTCCGCTGCGCGCCCGCAAGGCCCGCGCCCTGCGGGTGCTCGCGCTGCTCGATGTCTGCGTCCGGGAAGTCCGCGGACTGGCCTCGGTCGCCGCCGACCCGGCCGCCTCGCACGACGCCCGGCAGGTGGCCGCCGCCTGCCGCCGGGTGGAGGCCGCCGTGCACGCCCTCGTCCCGCAGGCCGCCGGGCGGCCCCCGCGGCGGACCGCCGAGGAACCGGCCGTGGCACAGCCCACCGGCACCGAGGCGGCGCTCGGACATCTGCACGCGCTGGAACGGGCGCTCGCCGATCTCGCCGCGCCGCTGCTCAGCTCCCCGCGCGCGCCGCTCGCGTCCCTCTGA
- a CDS encoding helix-turn-helix transcriptional regulator — protein sequence MRNESEHDTASGGSPDPRLTLWEPVCRAIALLLGPYAEVVLHDPDTDRVMGIWNAMGPRGAGDPSLLGELDALDPADRDVYGPYEKLLADGRRLSSVSAVLRAPDGHPSAVLCVNLDRTPLEQAAALLSSFGAPVVRRPEPLFEQDWSERIQHIVGGYVRDHGRPVERLGRAERLTVVGLLDEAGVFEVRRAAPVVAGALKASRSTVYALLSEHRARRTTTP from the coding sequence GTGAGGAACGAGAGCGAGCACGACACGGCCTCCGGCGGCTCCCCCGACCCGAGGCTCACCCTGTGGGAGCCGGTGTGCCGGGCCATCGCCCTGCTGCTGGGGCCCTACGCCGAGGTGGTGCTGCACGACCCGGACACCGACCGGGTCATGGGCATCTGGAACGCGATGGGGCCGCGCGGGGCGGGGGACCCCTCCCTCCTGGGCGAGCTGGACGCGCTCGACCCGGCGGACCGCGATGTGTACGGGCCGTACGAGAAGCTGCTCGCCGACGGGCGCCGGCTCTCCTCGGTCAGCGCGGTGCTGCGCGCCCCGGACGGACACCCGTCGGCGGTGCTCTGCGTCAATCTGGACCGGACCCCGCTGGAGCAGGCGGCGGCGCTGCTGTCCTCGTTCGGCGCGCCCGTCGTCCGGCGGCCGGAGCCCCTCTTCGAGCAGGACTGGTCCGAGCGCATCCAGCACATCGTCGGCGGCTATGTCCGGGACCACGGGCGGCCCGTCGAGCGGCTGGGCCGCGCCGAGCGCCTGACCGTCGTCGGACTCCTCGACGAGGCCGGGGTGTTCGAGGTGCGCCGCGCGGCACCGGTCGTCGCGGGCGCCCTGAAAGCCTCACGTTCCACCGTGTACGCCCTGCTCTCCGAGCACAGAGCACGAAGGACCACCACCCCATGA
- a CDS encoding glycoside hydrolase family 113, translated as MRALRRATAAVTAAVAVLTGCSTGDGGGPAAEQPPARIRGITLPGWDTGDYERREAGRYLRQIAATGARWVVFTPTWYQDGTRRATPRAGQETVSDRGVRRVVGLARSAGLKVMLKPHVDLDDGGDRARIRPADRDAWFTAYRGFITHYARIAAELGVEQFAVGTELAGTSADRANWRRVIRVVREVYPGPLTYAANYDEYDRIGFWSSLDLIGIDAYWPLADAATADPARLARGWEPVVGELAAFAARQHRRILFTEAGYTSQHGAVTAPYSWTVSGRPGYAEQAAAYEALLTAFDGRPWWAGVCWWMWDDWPDSAETPQRLAYSPRGKPAEEVLRRRWKE; from the coding sequence ATGAGAGCGCTGAGGCGGGCGACCGCCGCCGTGACCGCGGCCGTCGCCGTGTTGACGGGATGTTCCACGGGGGACGGGGGCGGCCCTGCCGCCGAGCAGCCGCCCGCGCGGATACGGGGGATCACCCTGCCCGGCTGGGACACGGGCGACTACGAACGGCGGGAGGCCGGCCGCTATCTGCGGCAGATCGCCGCCACCGGCGCCCGCTGGGTGGTGTTCACACCCACCTGGTACCAGGACGGCACCCGGCGCGCGACCCCGCGGGCCGGCCAGGAGACGGTGAGCGACCGCGGGGTGCGCCGGGTCGTGGGGCTCGCGCGCTCCGCCGGTCTCAAGGTGATGCTCAAGCCGCATGTGGACCTGGACGACGGCGGGGACCGGGCCCGGATCCGGCCGGCCGACCGGGACGCCTGGTTCACGGCGTACCGGGGGTTCATCACCCACTACGCCCGGATCGCCGCCGAGCTGGGGGTGGAACAGTTCGCGGTCGGCACCGAGCTGGCCGGGACCTCCGCCGACCGGGCCAACTGGCGCAGGGTCATCCGCGTGGTGCGCGAGGTCTACCCGGGGCCGCTGACCTATGCCGCCAACTACGACGAGTACGACCGGATAGGTTTCTGGTCCTCGCTCGATCTGATCGGGATCGACGCCTACTGGCCACTGGCGGACGCCGCCACCGCCGATCCGGCGCGGCTGGCGCGGGGCTGGGAACCCGTCGTCGGCGAACTCGCCGCGTTCGCGGCCCGGCAGCACCGCAGAATCCTCTTCACCGAGGCGGGCTACACCAGTCAGCACGGCGCCGTGACGGCCCCGTACTCCTGGACCGTCAGCGGGCGCCCCGGGTACGCGGAGCAGGCCGCCGCCTATGAGGCGCTGCTGACGGCCTTCGACGGGCGGCCCTGGTGGGCCGGGGTGTGCTGGTGGATGTGGGACGACTGGCCGGACAGCGCCGAGACGCCGCAGCGGCTGGCGTACTCGCCCCGGGGCAAGCCCGCCGAGGAGGTGCTGCGGCGCCGGTGGAAGGAGTGA
- the wecB gene encoding non-hydrolyzing UDP-N-acetylglucosamine 2-epimerase: MSLSDRPQPSTTTSVPHGGAIRALLVLGTRPEAIKLAPVVREMAASARFQPLVVTTGQHREMLQQMLGMLGVGVRTDLAVMRERQLLSELTARLVDGLGSVIRAERPDLVVVQGDTTTALCGALAAFYERVPVAHVEAGLRTGVPDNPFPEELNRRLIGPVARWHFAPTPRAAAHLRAEGVAGEQVLITGNTVVDNLLWVLAEGTGKDAFRTDRRRVLVTLHRRENQGERMRSMGAALRRLADRGDVEIVLPLHRSPAVRDALLPELADCPGATVVDPLGYLDFAATLAGCDLVLTDSGGVQEEAPSLGKPVLVLRTTTERPEAVEAGAARLVGTDPGTILAEAVRLLDDQDAYRRMARVANPFGDGHAAGRIVARLAADLSGPGTPAGIHGSGVSADLSGPAGRGAADPAGHGAFVPGPGAAPGDGRPLDDSAATPAPVRDERSGPYDPRP, from the coding sequence GTGTCCTTAAGCGACAGACCCCAGCCGTCCACGACGACGTCCGTCCCGCACGGCGGTGCGATCCGCGCCCTGCTGGTGCTCGGCACCCGGCCGGAGGCCATCAAACTGGCCCCGGTGGTCCGGGAGATGGCCGCGTCCGCGCGGTTCCAGCCGCTGGTGGTGACCACAGGTCAGCACCGGGAGATGCTCCAGCAGATGCTGGGCATGCTCGGCGTCGGGGTGCGGACGGACCTCGCGGTCATGCGTGAACGGCAACTGCTGTCGGAGCTGACCGCGCGTCTCGTGGACGGCCTCGGGTCGGTGATCCGGGCCGAGCGGCCCGATCTGGTGGTCGTCCAGGGTGACACCACCACCGCGCTCTGCGGCGCGCTCGCCGCCTTCTACGAACGGGTCCCCGTCGCCCATGTCGAGGCCGGGCTGCGCACCGGGGTGCCGGACAACCCCTTCCCCGAGGAGCTGAACCGCCGGCTGATCGGCCCCGTGGCCCGCTGGCACTTCGCCCCGACCCCCCGCGCCGCCGCCCATCTGCGGGCCGAGGGCGTGGCCGGGGAACAGGTGCTGATCACCGGCAACACCGTGGTCGACAATCTGCTGTGGGTCCTCGCCGAAGGGACGGGGAAGGACGCGTTCCGCACCGACCGCCGACGGGTCCTCGTGACGCTGCACCGCCGCGAGAACCAGGGGGAGCGGATGCGTTCCATGGGCGCGGCCCTGCGCAGACTGGCCGACCGGGGTGATGTGGAGATCGTCCTTCCGCTGCACCGCAGCCCGGCGGTCCGCGACGCCCTGCTGCCGGAGCTGGCCGACTGCCCCGGGGCGACCGTCGTCGACCCGCTCGGCTATCTCGACTTCGCCGCCACCCTCGCGGGCTGCGACCTCGTCCTGACCGACTCCGGCGGGGTCCAGGAGGAGGCGCCGAGCCTCGGCAAGCCCGTCCTCGTCCTGCGGACCACCACCGAACGGCCCGAGGCGGTGGAGGCGGGGGCCGCCCGGCTGGTGGGCACCGACCCCGGGACGATCCTCGCCGAGGCCGTGCGGCTCCTCGACGACCAGGACGCCTACCGGCGCATGGCCCGCGTGGCCAACCCCTTCGGCGACGGCCACGCGGCCGGACGCATCGTGGCCCGGCTCGCCGCCGACCTCTCCGGCCCCGGCACCCCGGCCGGAATCCACGGCTCCGGAGTCTCCGCCGACCTCTCCGGCCCCGCTGGTCGCGGCGCGGCCGACCCCGCCGGTCACGGCGCGTTCGTCCCCGGCCCGGGCGCTGCCCCCGGCGACGGGCGCCCCCTGGACGACTCCGCAGCCACCCCCGCGCCCGTGCGCGACGAGCGGTCCGGCCCCTACGATCCACGACCATGA
- a CDS encoding family 16 glycoside hydrolase, translating into MTSALWRGGRRVGGALLAVVLVMTAGLVMSGLWEDERRTLLVEPWKDGRVYGPWRSVFHGYGTNTGGADELTLTPYRAVDRSRTHAGLVVSTARHGRLDYSARMRTAEQLRAPDPNPWEVAWLVWAYTDPEHFYYLALKPNGWELGKRDPEYRGGQRFLATGLPRFAVGEWSQVRVRQSGARITVTVNGDRVVSFTDRERPYTEGSVGAYTEDALAEFRDITVSAGEPGTGPEENRQLPARR; encoded by the coding sequence ATGACCTCCGCACTGTGGCGCGGCGGACGGCGGGTCGGCGGGGCGCTGCTCGCCGTCGTCCTGGTGATGACCGCCGGACTGGTGATGTCCGGCCTGTGGGAGGACGAGCGGCGCACGCTCCTCGTCGAGCCCTGGAAGGACGGCCGGGTCTACGGCCCCTGGCGCTCGGTCTTCCACGGCTACGGCACCAACACCGGCGGCGCGGACGAGCTGACGCTCACCCCCTACCGGGCCGTCGACCGCTCCCGCACCCATGCCGGGCTCGTGGTCTCCACCGCCCGCCACGGGCGCCTCGACTACAGCGCCCGGATGCGCACCGCCGAACAGCTCCGCGCCCCCGACCCCAACCCCTGGGAGGTGGCCTGGCTGGTCTGGGCGTACACCGACCCCGAGCACTTCTACTATCTGGCCCTCAAACCCAACGGCTGGGAGCTGGGCAAGAGGGACCCGGAGTACCGGGGCGGCCAGCGCTTCCTCGCCACCGGCCTGCCCCGGTTCGCCGTCGGGGAGTGGTCGCAGGTGCGTGTCCGGCAGAGCGGGGCCCGGATCACGGTGACGGTGAACGGCGACCGGGTGGTGTCGTTCACCGACCGTGAGAGGCCCTACACGGAGGGCAGTGTGGGCGCGTACACCGAGGACGCGCTCGCCGAGTTCCGGGACATCACCGTCTCCGCCGGGGAGCCCGGCACCGGCCCGGAGGAGAACCGGCAGCTCCCCGCCCGGCGCTGA
- a CDS encoding lactonase family protein, with protein sequence MGDTTTGRAFIGSFTSAGGRGIIAADVDAETGALTATGVSDALADPSYLALGQSAAGPVLYAVSEGDEGAVGAFALRDGGLAPLGGPVPVDGSGPTHLAVHDGHLLTANYGSGSVSVLPLAEDGTIGPVRCVVRHEGSGPDPDRQRGPHAHQVLPDPSGRWVLAVDLGIDAVLVYTLDRATGTLTPHGRTALRPGTGPRHLAFHPAGRHAYVLNELEPTLTVCRWDAAAGVLEPVGEVPLLPEDGAAGRVYPSEVVVAPDGRRLWVALRGHDSVAVLDLDPSGERADPVTTVPCGGRWPRDLARDPAGRRLYAANERSGEVGWFTLDPETGVPRWAGSLDAPAASCVIFT encoded by the coding sequence GTGGGCGACACGACCACCGGACGGGCCTTCATCGGCTCGTTCACCTCGGCGGGCGGCCGGGGGATCATCGCCGCCGACGTCGACGCGGAGACGGGCGCGCTGACCGCGACCGGGGTGAGCGACGCGCTCGCCGACCCCTCCTATCTGGCGCTGGGGCAGAGCGCGGCGGGGCCGGTCCTCTACGCGGTGTCCGAGGGCGACGAGGGCGCGGTGGGCGCCTTCGCCCTGAGGGACGGGGGCCTCGCCCCGCTCGGCGGGCCGGTCCCGGTGGACGGCTCGGGCCCCACCCATCTCGCCGTCCACGACGGCCATCTGCTGACCGCGAACTACGGCTCCGGCAGCGTCAGCGTGCTCCCGCTGGCCGAGGACGGGACGATCGGCCCGGTCCGCTGCGTCGTCCGGCACGAGGGCTCGGGACCCGACCCGGACCGCCAGCGCGGTCCGCACGCCCACCAGGTGCTGCCCGACCCCAGCGGGCGCTGGGTGCTCGCCGTGGACCTCGGCATCGACGCGGTCCTCGTGTACACGCTCGACCGGGCGACGGGCACCCTGACCCCGCACGGCAGGACCGCGCTCCGGCCCGGAACGGGGCCGCGCCATCTGGCCTTCCACCCGGCGGGCCGGCACGCCTATGTCCTGAACGAGCTGGAGCCGACGCTCACCGTCTGCCGCTGGGACGCCGCCGCGGGGGTCCTGGAGCCGGTCGGCGAGGTCCCCCTGCTGCCGGAGGACGGCGCCGCGGGGCGCGTCTACCCGTCCGAGGTCGTCGTCGCCCCCGACGGGCGGCGGCTCTGGGTCGCGCTCCGCGGGCACGACAGCGTCGCGGTGCTGGACCTGGACCCGAGCGGTGAACGGGCGGACCCGGTCACGACCGTGCCGTGCGGTGGGCGCTGGCCCCGGGACCTCGCACGGGACCCGGCGGGGCGGCGGCTCTACGCGGCCAACGAGCGCTCCGGGGAGGTCGGCTGGTTCACGCTCGACCCCGAGACGGGGGTGCCGCGGTGGGCGGGCTCCCTGGACGCCCCCGCGGCCTCCTGCGTGATCTTCACCTGA
- a CDS encoding DUF2334 domain-containing protein yields the protein MSQPRRRTRPAWSAFIALGVAALLGGGLLTPGTAAARDGLGGVGGSANLAHTSGIQGQNTKAIASAALKADAERRAQKATQRGVRSPGVQQTVKKLEKLRSEAAPRPRAKAQAAPPGQAKALVLYDNAGPFGHLGELYAMGMANLGGRFGTVTSKPVQEYTSGMIETFDTTVYIGSTYYNASLPDAVPQDFYLDVLLSDRPVIWMGQNIWNMAHSISLQEFEFKYGWDPTNSYYDNGAGIGRVSKVEYKGQTLTRRIPDGQDPGILRPLIKQGPGYPDPTVVATAVDTDGGVEKRFPWALRSGNLTYIGELPFTFVSEADRVVAIHDLLFDALAPQTAEQHRALIRIEDINPLSDTTRLRAIADYLKSQNIAYGINVIPVYSDPKGSENNGIPRTVRLQQRPALVNTIKYMLANGAVLMNHGYTHQYGNVDNPYNGVTGADFEFFRAHVNPANNHVVYDGPVAEDSTAWAQGRVDAGLNEFTRAGLPRAKLWTTPHYAGSATDYRVFSQNYAARLERSLYFAGTLTGQPVDSTRYLGQFFPYPVTDVYGTKVLPENIGSYEPVASNQNPPRLEADLIANAKANLAVRDGFASFYYHPFHTVAPLKTIVEGIQALGYTFVSPESLLS from the coding sequence ATGAGTCAACCCCGAAGAAGAACACGGCCGGCCTGGTCGGCATTCATCGCCCTGGGCGTCGCGGCCCTGTTAGGCGGCGGTCTGCTGACGCCGGGCACAGCGGCGGCGCGGGATGGCCTCGGCGGTGTCGGCGGGTCGGCGAACCTGGCGCACACGTCAGGGATTCAGGGGCAGAACACCAAGGCCATCGCCAGTGCCGCGCTGAAGGCGGACGCCGAGCGCCGAGCGCAGAAGGCCACCCAGCGGGGCGTGCGGAGCCCGGGTGTCCAGCAGACCGTGAAGAAGCTCGAAAAGCTGCGCTCCGAGGCGGCTCCGAGGCCCCGGGCGAAGGCGCAGGCGGCGCCTCCGGGACAGGCCAAGGCCCTGGTCCTGTACGACAACGCGGGCCCGTTCGGACACCTCGGTGAGCTGTACGCCATGGGCATGGCGAACCTCGGTGGCCGGTTCGGGACCGTCACGTCCAAGCCGGTGCAGGAGTACACCTCCGGCATGATCGAGACCTTCGACACGACGGTCTACATCGGCTCCACGTACTACAACGCCAGCCTTCCGGACGCCGTGCCCCAGGACTTCTACCTGGATGTGCTGCTCTCCGACCGCCCGGTGATCTGGATGGGCCAGAACATCTGGAACATGGCGCACTCCATCAGCCTCCAGGAGTTCGAGTTCAAGTACGGCTGGGACCCGACCAACTCGTACTACGACAACGGTGCCGGCATCGGCCGGGTCAGCAAGGTCGAGTACAAGGGCCAGACCCTGACCCGCAGGATTCCGGACGGCCAGGACCCCGGCATCCTCCGGCCGCTGATCAAGCAGGGCCCCGGCTACCCGGACCCGACGGTCGTCGCCACGGCCGTCGACACCGACGGCGGTGTGGAGAAGCGCTTCCCGTGGGCACTGCGCTCCGGCAACCTGACCTACATCGGTGAGCTGCCCTTCACCTTCGTCTCCGAGGCCGACCGCGTCGTCGCCATCCACGACCTGCTCTTCGACGCGCTGGCGCCGCAGACCGCCGAGCAGCACCGGGCCCTGATCCGGATCGAGGACATCAACCCGCTCTCCGACACCACCCGGCTGCGGGCGATCGCCGACTATCTGAAGTCGCAGAACATCGCCTACGGCATCAACGTCATCCCGGTCTACAGCGACCCCAAGGGCTCCGAGAACAACGGGATACCGCGCACGGTCCGGCTCCAGCAGCGCCCGGCGCTCGTCAACACCATCAAGTACATGCTGGCCAACGGCGCCGTACTGATGAACCACGGCTACACCCACCAGTACGGCAATGTCGACAACCCGTACAACGGAGTGACCGGCGCCGACTTCGAGTTCTTCCGGGCCCATGTGAATCCGGCCAACAACCACGTCGTCTACGACGGTCCGGTCGCCGAGGACTCCACCGCCTGGGCGCAGGGCCGGGTGGACGCCGGGCTGAACGAGTTCACCCGTGCCGGTCTGCCGCGGGCCAAGCTCTGGACGACCCCGCACTACGCGGGCTCCGCCACCGACTACCGGGTCTTCTCGCAGAACTACGCCGCCCGTCTGGAGCGTTCGCTGTACTTCGCCGGGACGCTGACCGGCCAGCCGGTGGACTCCACCCGCTACCTGGGCCAGTTCTTCCCGTACCCGGTGACCGACGTCTACGGCACCAAGGTGCTCCCGGAGAACATCGGCAGCTACGAGCCGGTGGCGTCCAACCAGAACCCGCCGCGCCTGGAGGCCGACCTCATCGCCAACGCGAAGGCCAACCTGGCGGTGCGGGACGGTTTCGCCAGCTTCTACTACCACCCGTTCCACACCGTGGCCCCGCTGAAGACGATCGTCGAGGGCATCCAGGCCCTGGGGTACACCTTCGTGAGCCCGGAGAGCCTGCTCTCCTGA
- a CDS encoding sirohydrochlorin chelatase, with protein sequence MSSPNGPAPGLPVRMPRPRQSGRHRRPEPVAAPEGAPALVLAVPGAPSPASRALAEETVSIARSELPGLEVAVGHLDGDESEYASVAGVLARTAARRTERYEIALAAGREVAAPEGPAAVVVPLLAGPDKALMERIAAAVADSGTQAELTDVLGPHPLLAEAVHVRLSEAGLARADRARLFTVATAADGIILATVGGEEAVQAAGITGMLLAARLAVPVMAAALDQEGSVASVADQLRSSGSAQLALAPYLIGPELPEGLLEAGMKDAGCSTAEALGAYPAIGKLVLSQYTTLLGITPRQQGLPTH encoded by the coding sequence ATGAGCTCCCCCAATGGCCCCGCACCCGGCCTGCCTGTACGAATGCCGCGTCCCCGACAGTCAGGACGGCACCGCCGCCCGGAACCCGTGGCCGCTCCCGAGGGTGCGCCCGCGCTGGTGCTCGCCGTCCCGGGTGCCCCCTCCCCCGCGTCGCGCGCGCTCGCCGAGGAGACCGTCAGCATCGCCCGTTCCGAGCTTCCGGGGCTTGAGGTCGCCGTCGGCCACCTCGACGGCGACGAGTCCGAGTACGCGTCCGTCGCGGGCGTCCTCGCCCGGACGGCCGCCCGGCGCACCGAGCGGTACGAGATCGCGCTGGCGGCGGGCCGTGAGGTGGCGGCGCCCGAGGGCCCGGCCGCCGTGGTGGTCCCGCTGCTCGCGGGCCCGGACAAGGCGCTGATGGAGCGGATCGCCGCGGCCGTCGCGGACAGCGGCACCCAGGCCGAGCTGACCGATGTCCTCGGCCCGCACCCGCTGCTCGCGGAGGCGGTGCACGTGCGGCTCTCCGAGGCCGGTCTCGCCCGTGCCGACCGGGCCCGGCTGTTCACCGTGGCCACCGCCGCCGACGGCATCATCCTGGCGACCGTGGGCGGCGAGGAGGCCGTGCAGGCCGCGGGCATCACCGGCATGCTGCTGGCCGCGCGGCTCGCGGTGCCCGTGATGGCCGCCGCGCTCGACCAGGAGGGCTCCGTCGCCTCGGTCGCGGACCAGCTCCGCTCCTCCGGTTCGGCGCAGCTCGCCCTCGCCCCGTACCTGATCGGCCCCGAGCTGCCCGAGGGGCTGCTGGAGGCGGGGATGAAGGACGCGGGCTGCTCCACCGCGGAGGCGCTGGGCGCGTACCCGGCCATCGGCAAGCTGGTGCTGTCGCAGTACACGACGCTGCTGGGGATCACGCCCCGGCAGCAGGGTCTGCCCACGCACTGA